Proteins encoded by one window of Anopheles maculipalpis chromosome 2RL, idAnoMacuDA_375_x, whole genome shotgun sequence:
- the LOC126559247 gene encoding ubiquitin-conjugating enzyme E2 G2 — translation MAGSALRRLMAEYRQLTLNPPEGIIAGPISEENFFEWEALITGPEGTCFEGGIFTAKLVFPPDYPLSPPKMKFTCEMFHPNIFTDGRVCISILHAPGDDPLGYELSAERWSPVQSVEKILLSVVSMLAEPNDESGANVDAAIMWRENREEFNKIARRIVRKTLGLSS, via the exons ATGGCAGGTTCCGCCTTAAGGCGTTTAATGGCCGAGTACAGAC AACTCACCCTAAATCCTCCGGAAGGTATCATCGCTGGTCCGATCAGTgaggaaaactttttcgaATGGGAAGCGCTAATTAC CGGCCCGGAAGGTACCTGCTTTGAGGGTGGAATTTTCACAGCCAAACTGGTGTTTCCACCCGATTATCCGCTCAGTCCACCGAAGATGAAGTTTACGTGTGAAATGTTCCACCCAAACA TTTTTACTGATGGCCGTGTTTGCATATCGATCCTACATGCACCGGGAGATGATCCGCTAG GTTATGAACTATCAGCCGAGCGCTGGAGTCCTGTACAGAGTGTGGAAAAGATTTTACTAAGTGTTGTTAGTATGTTGGCTG AGCCAAATGACGAGTCCGGCGCTAATGTGGACGCAGCGATAATGTGGCGCGAAAACAGGGAAGAGTTTAACAAAATTGCCAGACGCATCGTGCGCAAAACGTTGGGCCTTTCATCGTAA
- the LOC126559171 gene encoding LSM12 homolog A-like: protein MAGLVQDCFSIGSTVECTTCYNANIEGEVLAFDQQTKMLILKCPAASKTAKLNDVYIVNLAMCSDVQVKKEVCIVPEQPLSLNLERLSTRARNQVEQKRLQLTALSAGVSPEGQNLYMAIARTIKQVTWSGPNIVVCKEVTITPPYKVDNVNSSDQRQLSYVKKIVEKHENDQANINQSTSVADIAAN from the exons ATGGCTGGCCTGGTACAGGACTGTTTCTCTATCGGCAGTACGGTAGAGTGTACGACCTGCTACAATGCCAACATCGAGGGCGAGGTGTTGGCGTTCGACCAGCAAACGAAAATGCTCATACTAA AATGCCCAGCAGCGAGTAAAACAGCCAAACTGAACGACGTCTACATCGTCAATCTGGCCATGTGCAGCGATGTTCAGGTGAAAAAGGAAGTCTGCATAGTTCCGGAGCAACCGCTGTCGTTAAATCTGGAGCGC CTGAGCACCCGCGCCCGGAATCAGGTGGAACAGAAACGACTCCAGCTAACTGCGCTTTCTGCCGGCGTCAGTCCCGAAGGTCAGAACCTTTACATGGCTATCGCACGCACTATCAAACAG GTCACCTGGTCCGGTCCAAATATTGTGGTCTGTAAAGAGGTAACGATAACGCCTCCATACAAAGTAGACAACGTGAACAGTTCTGACCAGCGGCAGCTGAGCTACGTAAAGAAAATT GTGGAAAAGCATGAAAACGATCAAGCCAATATAAATCAAAGCACATCGGTGGCGGACATTGCCGCCAACTGA
- the LOC126557689 gene encoding nucleolar protein 58: MFILYETPAGYAIFKLLDDNKFKEIDNLYLEFETPEKASKIVKLKHFEKFADTTEALSAATAAVEGKLSKSLKKALKKLVDDDVQNQLLVADAKLGNAIKEKLPLQCVANTSVMELMRCIRTQSESLLSGLPKKEMTAMSLGLAHSLSRYKLKFSPDKIDTMIVQAQSLLDDLDKELNNYMMRVREWYGWHFPELGKILTDNVAYVKVIKLVGMRDNMTDTDLSDILMDELEQKVKEAAEISMGTEISEEDITNIQSLCDEIISINEYRSHLSDYLKARMMAMAPNLTVLVGETVGARLIAHSGSLVNLAKHPASTLQILGSEKALFRALKTKKDTPKYGLIYHAAMVGSASIKNKGRISRSLAAKASLATRVDAFGDDVTMQLGIDHRAKLETRLRMLEQGNSTRLSGVKAKAKLQKFHAVSEVKTFKVATDSTLPSTSSKKIKAEEEAASAPSPKKKKVQQEEAAVEEEEAKEPEEPEVGEESTKKKKKKKNKDKSISEQPADESVMDESMEAPPSGKKSKKSKSKKATEEDE, translated from the exons ATGTTTATACTTTACGAAACACCGGCAGGTTATGCCATATTTAAG CTGCTGGACGACAACAAATTTAAAGAGATCGATAACCTGTATCTTGAGTTTGAAACTCCGGAAAAGGCGAGCAAGAT CGTAAAGTTGAagcattttgaaaagtttgctGATACAACCGAGGCCCTTTCggccgctactgctgctgtcgaGGGCAAGCTGTCGAAATCGTTGAAAAAGGCACTGAAGAAGCTGGTGGACGATGATGTACAAAATCAGCTGCTCGTGGCCGACGCCAAACTTGGTAACGCGATCAAGGAAAAGCTACCGTTACAGTGTGTTGCGAATACGTCGGTAATGGAGCTGATGCGCTGCATTCGCACGCAATCGGAAAGCTTGCTGTCCGGGTTGCCGAAGAAGGAGATGACGGCGATGTCGCTTGGACTGGCCCATTCGCTTTCCCGCTACAAGCTTAAGTTCTCCCCGGACAAGATCGATACGATGATCGTACAGGCACAGAGTTTGTTAGACGATCTCGATAAGGAGCTGAACAACTATATGATGCGGGTACGGGAATG GTACGGTTGGCATTTCCCTGAGCTGGGAAAGATTCTGACCGACAACGTAGCTTACGTGAAGGTCATCAAATTGGTCGGCATGAGGGATAACATGACCGACACGGACTTGTCCGACATTTTGATGGATGAGCTTGAGCAGAAGGTAAAAGAGGCTGCCGAAATTTCTATGG GTACGGAAATTTCCGAAGAAGACATCACCAACATTCAAAGTCTTTGCGATGAGATCATCTCGATCAATGAGTATCGTTCACATTTGAGCGACTATCTGAAGGCGCGCATGATGGCAATGGCTCCTAATTTGACCGTGCTGGTCGGTGAAACGGTTGGCGCTCGATTAATCGCTCACTCCGGTTCTTTGGTCAATTTGGCGAAGCATCCCGCTTCAACGCTTCAGATTTTGG GTTCGGAAAAAGCACTGTTCCGTGCACTGAAAACGAAGAAAGACACACCGAAGTACGGTCTTATCTATCACGCCGCCATGGTCGGTTCGGCTAGCATCAAAAACAAGGGACGTATTTCGCGATCGCTAGCTGCAAAGGCCTCGTTGGCCACACGTGTCGACGCGTTCGGTGACGATGTAACGATGCAGCTGGGTATCGATCATCGTGCGAAGCTAGAAACCAGATTGCGCATGCTGGAGCAAGGCAACAGTACGAGACTGTCCGGTGTTAAGGCGAAGGCTAAGCTACAGAAATTCCACGCCGTCAGCGAGGTGAAAACGTTCAAGGTCGCTACGGATAGCACGTTACCGTCAACCAGCTCCAAGAAAATAAAGGCAGAAGAGGAAGCCGCAAGTGCACCTTCgccgaaaaagaagaaggtacAGCAGGAG GAAGCTGCTGTAGAGGAAGAGGAGGCCAAAGAGCCCGAGGAGCCGGAGGTTGGAGAAGAGtccaccaagaagaagaagaagaagaaaaacaaggacAAGAGTATATCGGAACAACCTGCCGATGAGAGTGTAATGGATGAAAGTATGGAGGCACCGCCATCGGGAAAGAAGAGTAAAAAGTCAAAATCAAAGAAGGCAACCGAAGAAGATGAATAA
- the LOC126567058 gene encoding uncharacterized protein LOC126567058 has translation MRIFYTFWTVGLLCTVLHCSSARKLENIASNIIPGSNALGQQKQNVVDTYEDVSGSENQPDVGSEALPESTETNEIEDEVASPEVVNEVLEESNVVPQETVSEATVVNMDDSSLINRYCRCTAYECNCCRDIDVPLFPVKGPGCAVIQYLDGDRMSVGVKFADRMIVNRVISARRATPVCLPLPGGYNRFCGRVYGISRKANEGFKACLGLELRADDEVEAVLRVSCFKFGPRGLSVMDPEPLPPVDDIDVGDEDDEDEEDEAEELFGFSLDEDEDDDDDEDDDDDDDDGGADSVQENETDQGDSPDYTGFSFLDRDLMGSIFGVKKFW, from the exons atgagaATTTTCTACACCTTCTGGACGGTGGGTCTGCTGTGTACAGTTCTTCACTGTTCCTCTGCAAGAAAGCTTGAAA ACATAGCTTCGAATATTATTCCCGGCAGTAATGCGTTAGGACAGCAGAAACAGAACGTAGTCGACACATACGAAGATGTTTCAGGCTCGGAAAATCAACCGGATGTCGGCAGTGAAGCCCTCCCGGAGAGTaccgaaacgaacgaaattgAAGATGAAGTTGCCAGCCCGGAAGTGGTGAACGAGGTACTGGAAGAATCGAACGTCGTCCCACAAGAAACGGTCAGCGAAGCGACCGTGGTCAACATGGACGATTCGAGCTTAATAAATCGTTACTGCCGGTGTACGGCGTACGAGTGTAATTGTTGCCGCGACATTGACGTGCCACTGTTCCCGGTGAAAGGGCCAGGATGTGCCGTGATACAGTACCTGGATGGTGACCGAATGTCGGTTGGTGTTAAGTTTGCCGATCGTATGATCGTGAATCGTGTCATTTCAG CCAGAAGAGCGACACCCGTCTGTTTACCGCTGCCCGGTGGCTATAACCGCTTCTGCGGACGCGTCTACGGTATCTCGCGGAAGGCTAACGAAGGTTTCAAAGCTTGTCTGGGTCTGGAACTGCGGGCTGACGATGAGGTAGAGGCGGTGCTGCGTGTGTCCTGCTTTAAGTTTGGCCCTCGTGGACTGTCCGTGATGGATCCCGAACCACTTCCACCGGTCGATGACATTGACGTGGGCGACGAGGATGATGAGGACGAGGAAGATGAGGCGGAGGAGCTGTTTGGTTTTTCGCTCG ACGAGGATgaagatgacgacgatgatgaggatgatgatgatgatgatgatgacggtggtgCCGATAGCGTGCAGGAGAATGAAACCGATCAGGGTGACTCACCGGACTACACCGGATTTAGCTTTCTTGATCGCGACCTAATGGGAAGCATATTCGGGGTGAAAAAGTTTTGGTAA
- the LOC126558923 gene encoding NADH dehydrogenase [ubiquinone] flavoprotein 2, mitochondrial, giving the protein MLRLFANTMRLAATRPLSTSTVKMSDNLFVHRDTPEDNPSIPFEFTSENQKRAEAILNIYPEGHKRGAMIPLLDLAQRQHGWLPISAMHKVADILGLPHMRVYEVATFYTMFMRKPTGKYHIQVCTTTPCWLLGSDEVLECCKKNLGIGVGETTKDGKFTISEVECLGACVNAPMLAVNDDYYEDLSVADTEEILNSLKQGQQPRPGPRNGRFASEPVGQLTSLTEEPKGPGFGLQAGL; this is encoded by the exons ATGTTGCGCTTGTTCGCCAACACCATG CGACTCGCGGCCACCCGGCCTCTGAGCACGTCCACGGTGAAGATGAGCGACAACTTGTTCGTGCATCGTGATACGCCCGAGGATAATCCTAGCATTCCGTTTGAGTTTACTTCAGAAAATCAGAAG CGAGCCGAAGCTATTCTGAACATCTATCCGGAGGGACACAAGCGCGGTGCCATGATTCCCTTGCTGGATTTGGCCCAAAGACAGCACGGTTGGTTGCCAATCTCGGCCATGCACAAGGTTGCCGATATTCTGGGACTGCCCCATATGCGTGTGTATGAAGTAGCCACATTCTATACAATGTTTATGCGAAAACCGACCGGAAAGTATCACATCCAGGTGTGCACTACTACCCCGTGCTGGCTGCTCGGTTCCGATGAAGTGCTGGAATGTTGCAAG aAAAATCTGGGTATCGGCGTTGGAGAAACCACTAAAGATGGCAAATTTACTATTTCTGAAGTAGAATGTCTAGGAGCTTGCGTGAATGCTCCAATGTTGGCCGTTAACGATGATTACTAC GAGGATTTAAGTGTAGCTGATacggaagaaattttgaataGCCTCAAGCAGGGACAACAACCGCGTCCTGGACCACGCAATGGACGGTTTGCGTCCGAGCCAGTCGGTCAACTGACTTCACTTACCGAGGAACCGAAGGGTCCCGGTTTTGGGCTACAAGCAGGACTGTAG